The Anaerotignum propionicum DSM 1682 sequence GTTTCCATGTGTTCAAAATCAATGACCACATCTGCCTCATCAAAGGTTATTTCGAACAAGATAAGCGCAGGGAGCACATCAGGAATGCTCATAATGTATTCCGGCATCTTCGATAGAAACTTAGCCTTAATTGTTTCAACTGAAACAGAGCTTTTTTTAACAACACCAGCCTTTACTCGCACATGTTCTTCTCCGTTTTCCGGAATCGTTGTGAATGCGACATGAGGATTTTCCCCAAGTTCCACAACCTTTTGGTTGTTGCCGAAAGTAGAGAAATACAGGGTTTTCAGCTCCTCATCGTAATAAAAATTGACAATGCGTACATTGGGCACTCCATCCACAGCCGTTGCGATTGCCATTGCTGTCTGTTTTTCCATCATTCGTTCATATTCTTTTTTAAAGTCCATTTGTCATTGACTCTCCTTTTTTCTTTTTTGGCTTTGTCATCGGCAATTGGGCACAGGTTTCCTGTACCAGCCTGCACAAAAAATCCCTATCTTCAATTTCTTCCAGCAATATTCTGGGCTTTGCTCCGTCATAGGGGATACCCATGGTAACTTCAGGCAATAGTCCCAAACCTGCTTCGGTGGGGCTGATAAAGAGCTGATTATCGCAAACGAGGGCAAAACACTTACCGTCACAATAAACAGCGTAGTCGCCAAACATTTTCTTGTAGGTAATAGATCCTGCAAGGCTCATCTGCTCGCAAACGTACAAAACATAATCCATTGATGATGCCATGCACAATCCTCCAATCGTATGGGTACTTATTTCGTAAATGAGCCAATTTCAATTAGGTTGCCCTCCGGATCTGCAATATAGCAAGTCCGCTGTCCCCATGGCTCTGTTGTAGGCTCTAAGACAGGCACCGCACCTTTTGAAACAACTTGCTTAAAGGTATCATCCACTGCGGTATAGTTTGGGACACTCATTGCAATTTCATAATGGCCGTTAATATCATTGGCATAAGAAAATGACCTTTTTGCCATCTGCTCAAAATCGGTTCTACGATAAAGCAAAAACAAAGTTCCATCTTTCATCAGATAGACATTGCTTGCATTATCTTCCTCTTTGATTTCAAAACCAAGTACGTCACGGTAAAAGCGCACCATAGTTGGCATATCTTTCACGAAAATTCCAAAGCCATCTAATTTCATGCATTTTTCCTCCTTTTTACTTCAGGGCAATGTAAATATCAATATCACAGTTTTCCGGGTCGGCATTTCGGTATTCCTCGAAATCGCCTGTGAAACTGCGGTCTAAATCCGTCTGCCAAATCTCTCCCCACGAATCGGAGACGGCTCTTTCCATATGTCCATGCACAGAAAATTTAGCGTATTTTCCGGCAGGGATTGATTTTATGGTCAGCTCAGGATTTTCTGCCTTGGAAACCTCATTTCCTACCGTTACGCAATATCCATCCTCCGTATAATCAGAATAGAGCCCGATGGCATACTCATTTACCTTGTTTTTTATCACGGCATTGATGCCGCCTTGGTACAACTTCTCCCAAAGCCCGCCAATAATTTTCCCCATTTGAGGGTCACTGTTGCTGGTCGCAGCACTTACCCCAACCATAATCTTTTCCTCTAA is a genomic window containing:
- a CDS encoding pyridoxamine 5'-phosphate oxidase family protein gives rise to the protein MDFKKEYERMMEKQTAMAIATAVDGVPNVRIVNFYYDEELKTLYFSTFGNNQKVVELGENPHVAFTTIPENGEEHVRVKAGVVKKSSVSVETIKAKFLSKMPEYIMSIPDVLPALILFEITFDEADVVIDFEHMETIAV
- a CDS encoding TfoX/Sxy family protein, translated to MASSMDYVLYVCEQMSLAGSITYKKMFGDYAVYCDGKCFALVCDNQLFISPTEAGLGLLPEVTMGIPYDGAKPRILLEEIEDRDFLCRLVQETCAQLPMTKPKKKKGESMTNGL
- a CDS encoding VOC family protein, translated to MKLDGFGIFVKDMPTMVRFYRDVLGFEIKEEDNASNVYLMKDGTLFLLYRRTDFEQMAKRSFSYANDINGHYEIAMSVPNYTAVDDTFKQVVSKGAVPVLEPTTEPWGQRTCYIADPEGNLIEIGSFTK
- a CDS encoding GyrI-like domain-containing protein — encoded protein: MNYEVVHLEEKIMVGVSAATSNSDPQMGKIIGGLWEKLYQGGINAVIKNKVNEYAIGLYSDYTEDGYCVTVGNEVSKAENPELTIKSIPAGKYAKFSVHGHMERAVSDSWGEIWQTDLDRSFTGDFEEYRNADPENCDIDIYIALK